Proteins from a genomic interval of Terriglobia bacterium:
- a CDS encoding efflux RND transporter periplasmic adaptor subunit: MPVQSLHRARLLAFTLAVAAVGFTVYTGFRHLEGRPLQTPPESGGQAYTAEKPTDQPRLLSVSSNQLAHLNIVDAKKATWSVSVQTTGTVDWDADHTTQAITQVNGPIARIIVDLGTPVKAGDPLLYVSSPDVANAISAYRKAKNREGLTKRIMDRQKELLDRGAVAVKDYESNVADYNDATTDVLNSLQALKIFGITEQEIDNAQQQGKPITPELAVRAPISGTIIQKLVLPGQFIQAGTTACFMLSDVSVVWVQGHIFDRDLPSIQLGDEVEESNAALNRTFRGKISYIGAFLDPDTRTTPVRIATENPQGFLKKDMFVNAVVHTSTRNNIVVVPIAAILRDAQNEPLVYVQAEPGKFAQRSVQIGASQNGETEILNGLREGEKVVADGSLFLQFANSYQ, translated from the coding sequence ATGCCAGTCCAATCGCTGCATCGTGCGCGTTTATTGGCCTTTACGTTGGCTGTCGCCGCCGTAGGGTTCACCGTTTACACCGGTTTCAGGCATCTGGAAGGCCGGCCGCTGCAGACCCCACCGGAATCCGGAGGCCAGGCGTATACAGCGGAGAAGCCCACGGACCAACCGAGACTGCTGAGCGTTTCGAGTAATCAACTCGCTCACCTGAACATTGTCGACGCGAAAAAAGCGACGTGGTCCGTCAGTGTTCAAACCACCGGAACCGTCGATTGGGACGCCGACCATACCACTCAAGCGATCACTCAGGTCAATGGCCCCATCGCCCGGATCATTGTCGACCTCGGAACGCCCGTAAAAGCGGGCGACCCCCTGCTGTATGTGTCGAGTCCCGATGTGGCGAATGCGATTTCCGCCTATCGAAAGGCGAAAAATCGCGAGGGTCTGACGAAGCGGATCATGGATCGTCAGAAAGAATTGCTGGATCGTGGCGCCGTGGCCGTGAAGGACTATGAAAGCAACGTCGCCGACTACAACGACGCTACAACAGACGTACTGAACAGCCTGCAGGCCTTGAAGATTTTCGGCATCACCGAGCAGGAGATCGACAATGCCCAGCAGCAGGGCAAACCCATCACTCCGGAACTTGCCGTCCGTGCGCCCATCAGTGGAACGATTATTCAAAAGCTGGTTTTGCCGGGACAGTTTATTCAGGCCGGCACCACCGCGTGCTTCATGCTGAGCGATGTCTCCGTCGTGTGGGTTCAGGGACACATCTTCGACCGCGACCTGCCGTCCATTCAGCTTGGCGACGAAGTCGAAGAAAGCAATGCCGCTTTAAATCGCACCTTCCGTGGAAAGATCTCTTATATCGGCGCATTTCTCGACCCCGATACGCGCACAACTCCGGTCCGTATTGCGACGGAGAACCCCCAGGGGTTTCTTAAGAAGGACATGTTCGTCAATGCGGTGGTCCACACCAGCACCCGGAACAACATTGTCGTCGTGCCGATCGCAGCGATTCTGCGCGATGCTCAGAATGAACCGCTGGTCTATGTTCAGGCCGAGCCCGGCAAATTCGCTCAGCGATCGGTTCAGATCGGCGCTTCCCAGAATGGCGAGACCGAAATTCTGAACGGTCTGCGGGAGGGGGAGAAGGTCGTCGCCGACGGCAGTCTTTTCCTTCAATTTGCGAACTCGTATCAGTAG